One window from the genome of Alnus glutinosa chromosome 13, dhAlnGlut1.1, whole genome shotgun sequence encodes:
- the LOC133853709 gene encoding uncharacterized protein LOC133853709, which yields MLSQAPHASTSSPVYLIHHPLRLNTTVSPRSASFNVSRVNGVMNTGRSQAMNRRVVVSASEDQSSNSKLDRKRKVVEHICLLKAKENLSDKEEKDMLDYLYTTQYQMGGIVAISLGRISEENLENYTHAVYMRFQRKEDLAKFYENPFYLGVLKGHVMPYCHGLVNVDFEAEVEDDILTIFRKGEEFNYGLEFVLLISFVNNAIGGPVEHALASFARLTIGFPSLIVQSTQGLNLNLGNEEYTHGIVIRFRSLEAFEIFMGSSEYQDMWRSKFHPITQKTLSIHFSVDPVGTEIM from the exons ATGCTCAGTCAAGCTCCCCATGCATCAACAAGCTCTCCCGTTTATCTCATCCACCACCCTCTCCGCCTTAACACTACTGTTTCTCCTCGCTCTGCTTCTTTTAATG TTTCTCGAGTGAATGGAGTCATGAACACGGGGCGGAGTCAGGCAATGAACAGGCGAGTGGTAGTTTCAGCCTCTGAGGACCAGAGCTCGAACTCCAAGTTGGATCGGAAAAG AAAAGTTGTGGAACACATTTGTCTGCTCAAAGCAAAGGAGAATTTATCTGATAAGGAAGAGAAGGATATGCTGGATTATCTCTATACAACTCAATATCAAATGGGTGGAATTGTTGCAATATCATTAG GACGTATCTCAGAAGAAAATCTCGAAAATTACACGCATGCTGTCTATATGCGTTTCCAAAGGAAAGAAGACCTTGCAAAATTCTATGAGAACCCTTTCTACTTGGGAGTTCTCAAAGGGCATGTTATGCCTTACTGTCAT GGATTAGTCAATGTAGATTTTGAAGCTGAAGTAGAAGATGATATCCTTACTATCTTTCGAAAAGGAGAG GAATTCAACTATGGTCTAGAGTTTGTgcttttgatttcatttgttAATAATGCAATTGGTGGACCTGTTGAACATGCACTGGCTTCTTTTGCAAGGCTGACAATTGGGTTTCCATCCTTAATTGTCCAATCTACTCAAG GTCTCAATTTAAATCTCGGCAATGAGGAATATACACATGGAATAGTGATACGATTTCGGTCAC TCGAGGCCTTTGAGATATTTATGGGAAGTTCAGAATACCAAGAT ATGTGGAGGTCTAAGTTCCATCCAATCACCCAGAAAACActttctattcatttttctgtAGATCCAGTGGGCACTGAGATTATGTAG
- the LOC133854855 gene encoding F-box protein CPR1-like, which produces MSIPEDLIPEILSHLFRLPVKSLVRLQCVSNSWFALINEPRFIKMHLESNSERTLLVQTWNCKADRPLNYYLVDLSDESRPVKIFPPFYNPDRFSEIVGCCDGLVCTRTYDDETVIWNPSVRKYKKLPSLPTVRAPGLPPNFEYGFNFAFGYDPVKDDYKVLRIVEYFESSDEEFAGAFEVKVYSLKAHCWTSAQDKWPYSESRISSAGPVFVNGALHWLVKTATRGITLLAFHLATEKFQEHRLPVEPQSVKTLEVLGGSLCVSAYGPDADAQSIEFWMMKERSCWSRLCTVPTFHYEKPLKAWRVVFSTTDGQKVVMEMDYGCKNLFWYDIKNNTRNIFLTHIRNKRWIGTCVGSLLLLHGDSVI; this is translated from the coding sequence ATGTCGATACCGGAAGATCTAATCCCCGAAATACTTTCCCACCTATTCCGACTACCCGTCAAGTCTCTGGTACGTTTACAGTGCGTTTCCAATTCATGGTTTGCCCTGATCAACGAGCCACGTTTCATCAAGATGCATCTCGAGTCCAACAGCGAACGCACTCTCCTTGTTCAGACATGGAACTGTAAAGCTGATCGGCCGCTAAACTACTACTTGGTCGACCTTTCTGACGAGAGTCGGCCCGTGAAGATCTTCCCGCCATTCTACAATCCAGACAGATTCTCCGAGATCGTAGGCTGTTGCGATGGCTTGGTTTGCACCCGCACGTATGATGATGAAACTGTGATTTGGAACCCATCAGTCAGAAAGTACAAGAAATTACCCTCTCTACCAACCGTACGCGCTCCTGGTCTCCCGCCCAATTTTGAATACGGATTCAATTTTGCATTCGGGTATGACCCGGTCAAAGACGATTACAAGGTTTTGAGGATTGTGGAATACTTTGAAAGCAGTGATGAAGAGTTTGCAGGGGCCTTTGAAGTTAAGGTATACAGTCTGAAAGCGCATTGTTGGACAAGTGCACAGGACAAATGGCCTTACAGTGAGTCGCGTATTTCTTCCGCGGGGCCGGTTTTTGTGAACGGTGCTTTGCATTGGTTGGTTAAGACTGCGACTCGAGGGATCACCCTTCTCGCATTCCACCTCGCCACCGAGAAATTCCAAGAGCATAGGCTTCCGGTTGAACCGCAGTCGGTTAAAACTTTGGAGGTTTTGGGAGGATCGCTGTGTGTTTCCGCGTATGGACCGGACGCGGACGCACAATCCATTGAGTTTTGGATGATGAAGGAGAGAAGTTGTTGGAGTCGGCTTTGTACTGTGCCGACTTTCCACTACGAGAAGCCTCTCAAGGCGTGGCGAGTAGTGTTCTCAACGACGGACGGCCAAAAGGTTGTGATGGAGATGGATTACGGGTGTAAGAATCTCTTTTGGTATGATATTAAAAACAACACACGCAATATTTTCCTCACGCATATTCGCAACAAGCGTTGGATTGGGACTTGTGTGGGAAGCCTCCTTCTCCTCCATGGTGATAGTGTGATTTGA
- the LOC133854919 gene encoding transcription initiation factor IIE subunit beta-like, with amino-acid sequence MALQEKLDKFKKQQEKCQSTLTSIAASNKSIIQKSTPVAAALSTNARTPAPAVKFSNDTERLQHINSIRKAPVGAQIKRVIDLLLETRQAFLPEQINEACYVDANANKAVFDSLRNNPKVHYDGKRFSYKSKYDLKDKGQLLYLIRKKPEGIAVIDLKDAYPTVMEDLQVLKAGGQIWLLSNFDSQEDIAYPNDPRVPVKVDDDLKQLFRGIELPRDMIDIERDLQKNGMKPATNTAQRRARSEVQGLSSKPKPKKKKHEITKRTKLTNAHLPELFRNLENTNS; translated from the exons ATGGCATTACAGGAAAAGTTAGATAAATTCAAGAAGCAGCAAGAGAAGTGCCAGTCAACCCTCACGAGCATTGCAGCATCTAATAAGTCCATAATTCAGAAATCCACACCTGTAGCTGCAGCACTGTCAACCAATGCAAGAACCCCTGCTCCTGCCGttaaattttcaaatgataCAGAGAGACTTCAACACATCAACAGCATTCGGAAAGCCCCTGTAGGAGCTCAGATCAAGCGTGTTATAGATCTGCTACTGGAG ACTAGGCAAGCCTTCTTGCCGGAGCAAATAAATGAAGCATGTTATGTTGACGCAAATGCCAACAAAGCTgtctttgatagtttgaggaatAACCCGAAAGTTCACTATGATGGGAAGCGTTTTTCTTACAAG TCTAAGTATGATCTAAAGGACAAGGGTCAGCTTCTTTACTTAATAAGGAAAAAACCGGAGGGGATCGCTGTCATTGATCTTAAGGATGCATACCCAACTGTGATGGAAGACTTGCAG GTTTTGAAAGCTGGGGGTCAGATTTGGCTGCTATCAAACTTCGATTCCCAGGAAGACATTGCTTATCCAAATGACCCCAGGGTGCCCGTTAAGGTGGATGATGACCTTAAACAGCTGTTTCGGGGAATTGAATTGCCTCGTGATATGATTGACATTGAGAGGGATCTCCAGAAGAATGGGATGAAGCCTGCTACCAACACTGCTCAGAGGAGGGCCAGGTCAGAGGTTCAAGGCCTTTCCtccaagcccaagcccaagaagaagaagcatgaGATCACCAAGAGGACAAAGCTTACCAACGCCCATCTTCCAGAGCTTTTCCGGAACCTAGAGAATACTAATTCTTGA
- the LOC133853664 gene encoding (+)-neomenthol dehydrogenase-like isoform X1 — MSSLLNLKSQAHYSAYLKTHKTKSKAMTKRIAVVTGANKGIGFEICKQLASNGVKVILTARDVKRGNEAVQTLKSAGYSDVIFHQLDVGNKPSISSFANFIKTQFGKLDILVINNAGIGGSIINPEDREGLKQGYDKL; from the exons ATGTCCTCCCTATTAAACTTAAAGAGTCAAGCACACTATTCTGCTTAcctcaaaacccataaaaccaAGAGCAAAGCCATGACGAAGAG GATTGCAGTTGTTACGGGGGCCAACAAAGGGATAGGATTTGAAATATGTAAGCAGCTTGCTTCAAATGGGGTCAAGGTCATATTAACTGCTAGAGATGTGAAGAGGGGCAATGAAGCTGTTCAAACACTCAAATCTGCTGGATACTCCGATGTGATTTTTCATCAACTTGATGTTGGGAACAAGCCTAGCATTTCttcttttgcaaatttcatCAAAACCCAGTTCGGAAAGCTTGACATATTGGTG ATAAATAATGCAGGGATTGGTGGATCCATAATTAACCCAGAAGATCGAGAGGGCTTAAAACAGGGGTATGATAA
- the LOC133853664 gene encoding (+)-neomenthol dehydrogenase-like isoform X2, whose product MSSLLNLKSQAHYSAYLKTHKTKSKAMTKRIAVVTGANKGIGFEICKQLASNGVKVILTARDVKRGNEAVQTLKSAGYSDVIFHQLDVGNKPSISSFANFIKTQFGKLDILVINNAGIGGSIINPEDREGLKQGL is encoded by the exons ATGTCCTCCCTATTAAACTTAAAGAGTCAAGCACACTATTCTGCTTAcctcaaaacccataaaaccaAGAGCAAAGCCATGACGAAGAG GATTGCAGTTGTTACGGGGGCCAACAAAGGGATAGGATTTGAAATATGTAAGCAGCTTGCTTCAAATGGGGTCAAGGTCATATTAACTGCTAGAGATGTGAAGAGGGGCAATGAAGCTGTTCAAACACTCAAATCTGCTGGATACTCCGATGTGATTTTTCATCAACTTGATGTTGGGAACAAGCCTAGCATTTCttcttttgcaaatttcatCAAAACCCAGTTCGGAAAGCTTGACATATTGGTG ATAAATAATGCAGGGATTGGTGGATCCATAATTAACCCAGAAGATCGAGAGGGCTTAAAACAGGG